A part of Aegilops tauschii subsp. strangulata cultivar AL8/78 chromosome 2, Aet v6.0, whole genome shotgun sequence genomic DNA contains:
- the LOC109782724 gene encoding uncharacterized protein, with amino-acid sequence MDETEARQVQRWASAYNIINHELVKRSATGVFQRCVEQDNGIDILLDIHQGECGHHAASRSLVAKAFRHGFYWPTTLNDAESLVLKCEGCQHFSKQSQQPVWALQTIPITWPFAV; translated from the coding sequence ATGGACGAGACGGAGGCCCGGCAAGTGCAGCGCTGGGCGTCCGCCTACAACATCATCAACCACGAGCTCGTCAAGCGTAGTGCGACGGGCgtgttccagcgctgcgtcgagcaagACAACGGCATAGACATCCTCCTCGACATCCACCAGGGCGAGTGCGGGCACCACGCCGCCTCCAggtccctggtggccaaggctttccgccatggctTTTACTGGCCCACGACCCTCAATGATGCCGAGTCGCTAGTCCTCAAGTGTGAGGGCTGCCAACACTTCAGCAAGCAGAGCCAGCAGCCGGTTTGGGCCCTCCAGACCATCCCgatcacctggccttttgccgtctag